The Peribacillus simplex genome contains the following window.
TCATTACATCGACTACCGATTTCCCTTCATCCTCACGCATTTCTTCTGTATTGAACTCTTTGAGGACTTTACCGTTATCCAATAAAATGACCTTATCGATTAAATGTTCAATATCGCCGATTTCATGGGTCGTGATGATGACTCCTCTATCTTCAATAAGGTGGCTCGCAAAGACATCGGCAATTTGCTCGCGGCTAAACATATCAATTCCCGAAAATGGTTCGTCCATCAGTACATAATCCACGTCAAGGGACAGCCCCAGCATCAGGTTTAGCTTAGCTGTGTTCCCTTTAGACAACTCGGAAATGGGGGTCTCTTCTTTCAGTTTAAAAAATCCCAATAATTGATTAGCTCTTTCTGAGTTCCATGACGTATAGAAATCTTTCATGAAAACCATAGCCTGTTTAACGGTCATTTGCGGAAGCATGGTCGGTGCGTCCGGAATGAACGTGATTTTTTCATAACTGTTATGTGTCATTTTTTGATCATCGATCAGGATTTCACCTTTATATGGCGTCAATCCCATAATCGCTTTGAGTGTAGTCGTTTTACCGACACCATTTATCCCGATCAGACAAGTAACTTCGCCTTTATTGGCTGTAAATGAAACACCATCTAAGATTGTCTTCCGTCCATATTTCTTAGAGATTTGTTTTACTTCTATCATTTTTCATCCCCCTCCCTTATTTCTTCCGAATATTTTTCTTTAACCACTTGAAGCAGCTCATCAACCGGCACATTAATCGGACGAATAGCATCAACAAAAGAATCAACAGCTGCAAGAATTAGCTCCTGTCTAACAGCCTGTAAAATCGTTTCATTAGTCGTGATTTGACTTGGAAAATTTCTTTCTGTATGAATCAAGCCCTG
Protein-coding sequences here:
- a CDS encoding ABC transporter ATP-binding protein — its product is MIEVKQISKKYGRKTILDGVSFTANKGEVTCLIGINGVGKTTTLKAIMGLTPYKGEILIDDQKMTHNSYEKITFIPDAPTMLPQMTVKQAMVFMKDFYTSWNSERANQLLGFFKLKEETPISELSKGNTAKLNLMLGLSLDVDYVLMDEPFSGIDMFSREQIADVFASHLIEDRGVIITTHEIGDIEHLIDKVILLDNGKVLKEFNTEEMREDEGKSVVDVMREVYQA
- a CDS encoding GntR family transcriptional regulator, with translation MNVNTREPVYLQVVRHFKEQIAIGNFVAGQEIPSRRELAASLNINPNTAQKAYKEMEEQGLIHTERNFPSQITTNETILQAVRQELILAAVDSFVDAIRPINVPVDELLQVVKEKYSEEIREGDEK